The Deltaproteobacteria bacterium PRO3 genome includes a region encoding these proteins:
- a CDS encoding YceI family protein, with product MKKISLAILSLSVLALNACGPKKFACTYSTDPKDIQLEWTAFKFTEKTPVKGKFNKAEVKGKTQAGSLADLVTGLHLDIDGASVETNDPGRNATIQQFFFEKFNPPFHIHAMATKLEGDDQKGTMAINISMNGSAKDVPFAYTVSADGVLTAQASIDMLEFGLQAPYDSIHKACEDKHTGKDGVSKTWTQVDLLLTGKFKKECK from the coding sequence ATGAAGAAAATTTCCCTCGCGATCCTATCGCTCTCCGTCCTCGCCCTCAACGCCTGCGGTCCCAAGAAGTTCGCCTGCACCTATTCCACCGATCCCAAGGATATCCAGCTGGAATGGACCGCCTTCAAGTTCACCGAAAAGACGCCGGTGAAGGGGAAGTTCAACAAGGCCGAGGTGAAAGGCAAGACCCAGGCCGGCAGCCTGGCCGATTTGGTCACGGGCCTGCACCTCGACATCGACGGCGCCAGCGTCGAGACCAACGATCCGGGCCGCAACGCGACCATCCAGCAATTCTTCTTCGAAAAGTTCAATCCGCCCTTCCACATCCACGCGATGGCGACCAAGCTGGAGGGCGACGATCAGAAGGGCACGATGGCGATCAATATCAGCATGAACGGCTCGGCCAAGGACGTGCCCTTCGCCTACACCGTGAGCGCCGACGGAGTGCTGACGGCCCAGGCCTCGATCGATATGCTGGAGTTCGGCCTGCAGGCCCCTTACGACTCGATCCACAAGGCCTGCGAGGACAAGCACACCGGAAAAGACGGCGTCTCCAAGACCTGGACGCAGGTCGACCTTCTCCTCACCGGGAAATTCAAAAAAGAGTGCAAATAG
- a CDS encoding bifunctional folylpolyglutamate synthase/dihydrofolate synthase, with protein MTRLERFLAQSRGEYRRMSLGLHRMRELLEKIGHPDKAFACVLIAGTNGKGSTARMVESVLRCAGYRTGLYTSPHLVRFSERIRIGGREVSAERLEEILADWERAGLADAEGGIPAGEGERLTWFEQATLLAFEVFRREGVEFAVLEVGLGGRLDATNAAEPLASAIVSIGLDHTEVLGATLAEIAREKAGVLRPWRPLVLGAMPEKVREELRRLALEAGAFPILAGEPEGEPRDFSYADFTELSIPLEGRHQLANAAVAIELLWALAVRGWPWSETELREGLAAVSHPGRLERVEGAPPVLLDGAHNPQALEALGRYIQEKFPGRPVSVVLAMSKEKDPRAALGILGALKPRWYFTVFPNERSLPLERWRELAAAEGLTGDFFEKPEAALGRARTETPPEGLVVATGSLFLVGGLREALGLDSGIA; from the coding sequence ATGACCCGGCTCGAGCGTTTCCTTGCGCAAAGCCGCGGCGAATACCGCCGCATGAGCCTCGGCCTGCACCGCATGCGCGAGCTGCTCGAAAAAATCGGACACCCCGACAAGGCCTTCGCCTGCGTCCTGATCGCCGGCACCAACGGCAAGGGCTCGACGGCGCGGATGGTCGAATCGGTCCTGCGCTGCGCGGGCTACCGCACGGGCCTCTACACCTCGCCCCACCTCGTTCGCTTCTCGGAGCGGATCCGGATCGGCGGGCGCGAGGTCTCCGCGGAGCGCCTGGAGGAAATCCTGGCGGATTGGGAGCGCGCCGGCTTGGCCGACGCGGAGGGCGGGATCCCGGCGGGGGAGGGCGAGCGCTTGACCTGGTTCGAGCAGGCGACGCTCTTGGCCTTCGAGGTCTTCCGGCGCGAGGGCGTCGAGTTCGCGGTCCTGGAGGTCGGTCTCGGCGGCCGGCTCGACGCGACCAACGCAGCCGAGCCCCTGGCCTCCGCGATCGTCTCCATCGGCCTCGACCACACCGAGGTCCTGGGAGCGACGCTCGCCGAGATCGCGCGGGAAAAGGCGGGGGTCCTACGCCCCTGGCGCCCGCTGGTCTTGGGCGCGATGCCGGAGAAGGTTCGTGAAGAGCTGCGCCGCCTCGCTTTGGAAGCAGGAGCCTTTCCGATCCTGGCCGGCGAGCCCGAGGGAGAGCCCCGCGATTTTTCCTACGCGGACTTCACCGAACTCTCCATCCCCCTGGAAGGAAGGCACCAGCTGGCCAACGCGGCCGTCGCGATCGAGCTCTTATGGGCCCTGGCGGTGCGGGGCTGGCCTTGGTCCGAGACGGAGCTGCGCGAGGGCCTGGCCGCGGTCTCGCATCCGGGTCGCCTGGAGCGGGTCGAGGGGGCGCCCCCGGTCCTCTTGGATGGGGCCCACAACCCGCAGGCCCTCGAGGCCTTGGGCCGTTATATTCAGGAAAAGTTCCCTGGCCGTCCGGTCTCAGTCGTCCTGGCCATGTCCAAGGAAAAGGATCCCCGCGCCGCCCTCGGCATCTTGGGCGCCTTGAAGCCCAGGTGGTATTTCACCGTCTTTCCCAACGAGCGCAGCCTGCCGCTGGAGCGGTGGCGGGAGTTGGCCGCCGCGGAAGGCCTCACCGGTGATTTTTTCGAAAAGCCCGAGGCGGCCCTGGGCCGGGCGCGCACTGAAACGCCCCCGGAAGGCTTGGTGGTCGCCACCGGATCGCTCTTCTTGGTGGGCGGACTGCGCGAGGCCTTGGGCCTGGATTCAGGAATCGCTTGA
- a CDS encoding GAF domain-containing protein: MMKTARRFKKELSFKSLKGLERQVTKLLKELATVPFFSNLPKSLLGDLKLGILEGLSNAFLHGGSDARRPARLSLEALPRRIEIRIEDWGEGFAFQAALRRRPSDFEANGRGLIILKNLFDSVQYRKGRPNRLVLVRKLARPKKLDDAIELFNLLQEGIQQLRPKHHLYDRFLDFVVERFNVERASFLLFDPETQRLRVATSRGLSSKIVSKIAVASGEGVAGYVFKTSRPLLVNNAGKQRSGGPRPRRQGYHTSSFVSVPVIASPMHIGEETIGVLNLTDKRDGTRFTANELKLLNVMAAQAASAFRIRDLLDTVKQHEGLNRELEIVHEIQSRLVPEHFPRVGDLEVGGHCQLSMRGGGDYYDVIQVGEGLRGVVADVSGHDVGSAITMASFRAIFRSMVFDPNSPGYLQQVLRWAMHEDLIRLHQFISCWVFEYRPDGELRVSGAGHPPLLHYQASQKKWQTVFSNHLPLGLEDESKPQNKKIDLAKGDLLVFYTDGLFDPRMRATGFDKQSFCEIVEHHLHLGAADLVREIAREVSPHHLALQKPDDIAVLVLRRRT; this comes from the coding sequence GCGTCAGGTGACCAAGCTCCTCAAAGAGCTGGCCACGGTGCCTTTTTTCTCGAATCTCCCCAAGAGCCTGCTCGGCGACCTCAAGCTCGGCATCCTCGAGGGTCTGAGCAACGCCTTCCTGCACGGCGGCAGCGACGCGCGCCGCCCCGCGCGGCTTTCCCTCGAGGCGCTGCCCCGGCGCATCGAGATCCGCATCGAGGACTGGGGGGAGGGCTTCGCCTTCCAGGCGGCCCTGCGGCGCCGCCCCTCCGACTTCGAGGCCAACGGCCGCGGCCTCATCATCCTGAAAAACCTATTCGACTCCGTCCAGTACCGCAAAGGACGGCCCAACCGCCTCGTCCTGGTCCGCAAGCTGGCCCGGCCCAAGAAGCTGGACGACGCCATCGAGCTCTTCAACCTGCTGCAAGAGGGCATCCAGCAGCTGCGCCCCAAGCACCACCTCTACGACCGCTTTCTCGACTTCGTCGTCGAGCGCTTCAACGTCGAGCGGGCCTCCTTCCTGCTCTTTGACCCCGAGACCCAGCGCCTGCGGGTGGCGACCTCGCGCGGTCTCTCTTCCAAGATTGTCTCCAAGATCGCGGTGGCCTCCGGCGAGGGCGTCGCCGGCTACGTCTTCAAGACCTCGCGTCCCCTGCTGGTCAACAACGCCGGCAAGCAGCGCTCGGGCGGCCCCCGGCCGCGCCGCCAGGGCTACCACACCTCGAGCTTCGTCTCGGTGCCGGTCATCGCCTCGCCCATGCACATCGGCGAGGAGACCATCGGCGTCCTCAACCTGACTGACAAGCGCGACGGCACCCGCTTCACCGCCAACGAGCTGAAATTGCTCAACGTGATGGCGGCGCAGGCCGCCAGCGCCTTCCGCATCCGCGACCTGCTCGATACGGTGAAGCAGCACGAGGGCCTCAACCGCGAGTTGGAGATCGTCCACGAGATCCAGTCGCGGCTGGTTCCCGAGCATTTTCCCCGCGTCGGCGACCTCGAGGTTGGCGGTCACTGCCAGCTCTCGATGCGCGGGGGCGGCGACTATTACGACGTGATCCAGGTCGGCGAGGGCTTGCGCGGCGTGGTCGCCGACGTCTCCGGGCACGACGTCGGCTCGGCGATCACCATGGCATCCTTCCGCGCGATCTTCCGCTCGATGGTCTTCGACCCCAATTCCCCGGGCTACCTCCAGCAGGTTCTGCGCTGGGCCATGCATGAAGACCTGATCCGCCTGCATCAGTTCATCTCCTGTTGGGTCTTCGAATACCGGCCCGACGGGGAGCTCCGCGTCTCGGGCGCCGGGCACCCGCCCCTGCTGCACTACCAAGCCTCCCAGAAGAAGTGGCAGACGGTCTTCTCCAACCACCTGCCGCTGGGTCTCGAGGACGAATCCAAGCCGCAGAACAAGAAGATCGATCTGGCCAAGGGCGACTTGCTCGTCTTCTACACCGACGGCCTCTTCGACCCTAGGATGCGGGCCACCGGCTTCGACAAGCAGAGTTTCTGCGAGATCGTGGAGCATCACCTCCACCTCGGGGCCGCCGACCTCGTCCGCGAGATCGCCCGCGAGGTCTCCCCCCATCACCTGGCCCTGCAAAAACCCGACGACATCGCCGTCCTCGTTCTGCGCCGGAGGACCTGA